Proteins encoded within one genomic window of Acomys russatus chromosome 5, mAcoRus1.1, whole genome shotgun sequence:
- the Phlda2 gene encoding pleckstrin homology-like domain family A member 2 has protein sequence MASKVMATSENILREGELEKRSDGLFQVWKKKRCVLTADRLRLFSGSSGRVKELFFHSILKVDCVEHTSKYVYFTIVTTFYKEIDFRCASKSCWNAAITVALIDFQNRRAVEDVRRYRFQRSASEEPPESRKPRSLDPDARDQLSREPAHAAALDRSPGAQRMDTRVTTLLFTEEIPVLAEPRPAVRVR, from the exons ATGGCTTCGAAAGTCATGGCGACCTCCGAGAATATTCTTCGCGAAGGCGAGCTGGAGAAGCGAAGCGACGGCCTGTTCCAGGTCTGGAAGAAGAAGCGCTGCGTGCTCACCGCGGACCGCCTGCGCCTCTTCTCTGGGTCCAGCGGTCGTGTCAAGGAGCTGTTCTTCCACTCCATCCTCAAGGTGGACTGTGTGGAGCACACCTCCAAGTACGTGTACTTCACCATCGTCACCACCTTCTACAAGGAGATCGACTTCCGATGCGCAAGCAAAAGCTGCTGGAACGCCGCCATCACCGTGGCGCTGATCGACTTCCAGAACCGACGGGCGGTGGAAGACGTCCGCCGTTACCGGTTTCAGCGCTCTGCGTCTGAAGAGCCGCCCGAGTCCCGAAAGCCGCGCTCCTTGGATCC AGACGCACGGGACCAGTTGAGCCGGGAACCAGCCCACGCGGCTGCTTTAgacaggagcccaggagcccagagGATGGATACCCGGGTAACGACGCTGCTCTTTACTGAAGAAATTCCCGTGCTTGCTGAGCCTCGCCCCGCTGTGCGGGTGCGCTAA